The following are encoded together in the Mesoterricola sediminis genome:
- a CDS encoding uracil-DNA glycosylase family protein, whose protein sequence is MARILQTRVAPLFPPEGEVRVMLFGEAPGPRGADQSGIPFWGDRAGGSLYRALEAAGLAQVPPEAYLDWDGARFRELGLVPVLRGAALSNAYPLCPTRDFQSFRAPTDRELRDPANLDRLRAELALAAGRCHGRLRVIVLGKRADWIFSQLEGVPPFDRHALPHPSAQGLLQSAPGKGKGLRLDDLRRAWEARLSSLLEA, encoded by the coding sequence ATGGCGCGAATTCTTCAAACCCGGGTCGCCCCCCTCTTCCCCCCCGAGGGGGAGGTCCGCGTGATGCTCTTCGGGGAGGCCCCGGGCCCCCGGGGCGCGGACCAGAGCGGCATCCCCTTCTGGGGGGACCGGGCCGGGGGCTCCCTCTACCGGGCCCTGGAGGCGGCGGGCCTGGCCCAGGTGCCGCCCGAGGCCTACCTGGACTGGGACGGGGCGCGGTTCCGGGAGCTGGGCCTCGTCCCGGTCCTCCGGGGCGCCGCCCTCAGCAACGCCTACCCCCTGTGCCCCACCCGCGACTTCCAGAGCTTCCGGGCCCCCACGGACCGGGAGCTCCGGGACCCCGCCAACCTGGACCGCCTCCGGGCGGAGCTGGCCCTGGCGGCCGGTCGTTGCCACGGCCGTCTGCGGGTGATCGTCCTCGGCAAGCGGGCGGATTGGATCTTCTCCCAGCTCGAGGGGGTCCCGCCCTTCGACCGCCACGCCCTCCCCCACCCCTCCGCCCAGGGCCTGCTGCAGTCCGCCCCCGGCAAAGGCAAGGGCCTCCGGCTCGACGATCTGCGCCGCGCCTGGGAGGCCCGGCTCAGCTCCCTCCTGGAGGCCTGA
- the metH gene encoding methionine synthase, whose product MTALSSFLLDQVLLLDGGMGTQIMARRPTVDDFGGSALDGCMEVLNARRPDWIRAIHADYLDAGADAVETNTFGANEVVLGEFGIADRTEELNATAARLALEVARDYDRRRYVIGSVGPGTKLLTLGHVGYDALFRSYLAQMRGLLRGGVDAVLIETSQDLGQMKVAVRAARAAMAELRLTRPLWVQATVETTGTLLLGTEIQAVITTLEMLGIDVLGLNCGTGPDEMHAPLQALAEASPCRISCLPNAGLPVNRDGALVYPLEPEAFAAKVARLAGTFGLGIVGGCCGTTPAHIRALRAALGTAPATRRVPAVDRSVSSLYQSVALRQEPRPLIVGERTNANGSKKFRDLLAAEDVDGLVEIAQDQQREGAHMLDVCVAYVGRDEAADMEAFLGKAVTQVTLPLMIDSTEVPVIERALRAAPGKCVVNSINFEDGDARARKVLDLCREYGAAVVGLTIDERGMARTAGDKAAIAARLVDLVVGEYGFNPSDLIIDPLTFTLGSGEEGMRRSALETLEAIRRIKAAHHGVLTLLGVSNVSFGLAPAARHVLNALMLYHAVKAGLDLAIFNSAKVIPVAAIPADQRAAAEDLLFDRRREDYDPLKTLMALFSGGAARPEAAVPEEGLPVAERLRRDIIGGAKRQILADVDEALAILPPLEIINDILLDGMRVVGERFGAGEMQLPFVLESAEAMKAAVKRIEPWIPRESSAAKGRIILATVKGDVHDIGKNLVEIILSNNGYEVVNLGIKQPIEAILQALETHGADAIGLSGLLVKSTTIMREDLVTMAERGLDIPVLLGGAALTRDYVAQQCQSVYPGPVLYAEDAFEGLRHMDRLTAKRAGGGAQPAPAPPAPEAPAITVLRRGGAAVPLTPDGQSAWVTRDLPSPEPPFWGVREAETPLATIFDFLDTFTVIRNRWSFTQGQLSDAAFEAVLQEKAEPLLAAWKARILGEGLLAPRARYGYFPVQADGDALRVFDPGRGRVLATLRLPRQATGRRLCIADFFHPAASGRFDVLPVQLVTLGQGAADLARRLYAEDKYQDYFLFHGLATELTEAFAEGLHARIRRELGIHGRDAAQLRQLFSQGYQGSRYSFGYPACPDLAGNGELLDLLDGGAIGVTLTEQCQMDPEYATSALVAWHPQARYFAV is encoded by the coding sequence GTGACCGCCCTGTCCTCCTTCCTCCTCGACCAGGTCCTGCTCCTCGACGGGGGGATGGGCACGCAGATCATGGCCCGGCGGCCCACCGTCGACGACTTCGGCGGGTCCGCCCTGGACGGGTGCATGGAGGTCCTGAACGCGCGGCGCCCCGACTGGATCCGCGCCATCCACGCCGACTACCTGGACGCCGGGGCCGACGCCGTGGAGACCAACACCTTCGGCGCCAACGAGGTGGTCCTGGGGGAGTTCGGGATCGCGGACCGGACCGAGGAACTCAACGCGACCGCGGCCAGGCTCGCCCTGGAGGTCGCCCGCGACTACGACCGGCGGCGCTACGTGATCGGCAGCGTGGGCCCCGGCACCAAGCTCCTCACCCTGGGCCACGTCGGCTACGACGCCCTCTTCCGGAGCTACCTCGCCCAGATGCGGGGCCTCCTCCGGGGCGGCGTGGACGCCGTCCTCATCGAGACGAGCCAGGACCTGGGCCAGATGAAGGTGGCCGTCAGGGCCGCGCGGGCCGCCATGGCCGAGCTGCGCCTGACGCGGCCCCTCTGGGTCCAGGCCACGGTGGAGACCACCGGCACCCTCCTCCTCGGCACGGAGATCCAGGCCGTCATCACCACCCTGGAGATGCTGGGCATCGACGTCCTGGGGCTGAACTGCGGCACCGGGCCCGACGAGATGCACGCCCCCCTGCAGGCCCTCGCCGAGGCCTCCCCGTGCAGGATCAGCTGCCTGCCCAACGCGGGCCTCCCCGTGAACCGGGACGGGGCCCTGGTCTACCCCCTGGAGCCCGAGGCCTTCGCCGCCAAGGTGGCCCGCCTCGCGGGGACCTTCGGCCTGGGCATCGTGGGCGGCTGCTGCGGCACGACCCCCGCCCACATCCGGGCCCTGCGGGCGGCCCTGGGCACCGCCCCGGCCACCCGGCGCGTCCCGGCCGTGGACCGGTCCGTCTCGAGCCTCTACCAGAGCGTGGCCCTGCGCCAGGAACCCCGCCCCCTGATCGTGGGCGAGCGCACCAACGCCAACGGTTCCAAGAAGTTCCGGGACCTCCTGGCCGCGGAGGACGTGGACGGCCTCGTGGAGATCGCCCAGGACCAGCAGCGGGAGGGCGCCCACATGCTGGACGTGTGCGTCGCCTACGTGGGCCGGGACGAGGCGGCGGACATGGAGGCCTTCCTCGGGAAGGCCGTCACCCAGGTCACCCTGCCGCTCATGATCGACTCCACCGAGGTGCCCGTCATCGAGCGCGCCCTGCGGGCCGCCCCGGGCAAGTGCGTGGTCAACAGCATCAACTTCGAGGACGGGGACGCCCGGGCCCGCAAGGTCCTGGACCTCTGCCGGGAGTACGGCGCCGCGGTGGTCGGCCTGACCATCGACGAGCGCGGCATGGCCCGGACCGCCGGGGACAAGGCGGCCATCGCGGCACGCCTCGTGGACCTGGTGGTCGGCGAGTACGGCTTCAACCCCTCCGACCTGATCATCGACCCCCTCACCTTCACCCTGGGCAGCGGCGAGGAGGGCATGCGCCGCTCCGCCCTGGAGACCCTGGAGGCCATCCGCCGCATCAAGGCCGCCCACCACGGGGTGCTGACCCTCCTGGGGGTGAGCAACGTCAGCTTCGGCCTGGCCCCAGCCGCCCGGCACGTGCTGAACGCCCTCATGCTCTACCACGCCGTCAAGGCCGGCCTCGATCTGGCCATCTTCAACTCCGCCAAGGTCATCCCGGTCGCGGCCATCCCCGCCGACCAGCGCGCCGCGGCCGAGGACCTCCTCTTCGACCGGCGCCGGGAGGACTACGACCCCCTCAAGACCCTCATGGCCCTCTTTTCCGGCGGCGCCGCCAGGCCCGAGGCCGCGGTCCCCGAGGAGGGCCTGCCCGTCGCCGAGCGCCTGCGCCGGGACATCATCGGCGGGGCCAAGCGCCAGATCCTGGCCGACGTGGACGAGGCCCTCGCCATCCTGCCCCCCCTGGAGATCATCAACGACATCCTCCTGGACGGCATGCGGGTGGTGGGCGAGCGCTTCGGGGCCGGGGAGATGCAGCTGCCCTTCGTCCTGGAGAGCGCCGAGGCCATGAAGGCCGCCGTCAAGCGCATCGAGCCCTGGATCCCCCGGGAGTCCTCGGCCGCCAAGGGCCGCATCATCCTCGCCACCGTCAAGGGCGACGTCCACGACATCGGCAAGAACCTCGTGGAGATCATCCTCAGCAACAACGGGTACGAGGTGGTGAACCTGGGCATCAAGCAGCCCATCGAGGCCATTCTCCAGGCCCTGGAGACCCACGGGGCCGACGCCATCGGGCTCTCGGGGCTCCTGGTCAAGTCCACGACGATCATGCGGGAGGACCTGGTGACCATGGCCGAGCGGGGCCTGGACATCCCCGTCCTCCTGGGGGGCGCCGCCCTGACCCGGGACTACGTGGCCCAGCAATGCCAGTCCGTGTACCCCGGGCCCGTCCTCTACGCCGAGGACGCCTTCGAGGGGCTCCGCCACATGGACCGGTTGACAGCCAAACGTGCAGGCGGAGGCGCCCAGCCGGCGCCGGCGCCCCCCGCGCCGGAGGCCCCCGCCATCACCGTCCTCCGGCGGGGGGGCGCCGCGGTCCCCCTGACCCCGGACGGGCAGAGCGCCTGGGTGACCCGCGACCTGCCGTCCCCCGAACCCCCCTTCTGGGGCGTCCGGGAGGCGGAGACCCCCCTGGCGACGATCTTCGACTTCCTGGACACCTTCACCGTGATCCGGAACCGCTGGTCCTTCACCCAGGGCCAGCTCAGCGACGCCGCCTTCGAGGCGGTCCTCCAGGAGAAGGCCGAGCCCCTCCTGGCCGCCTGGAAGGCCCGGATCCTGGGGGAGGGCCTCCTGGCCCCCCGGGCCCGGTACGGCTACTTCCCCGTCCAGGCCGACGGCGATGCGCTCCGCGTCTTCGACCCCGGCCGCGGCCGGGTGCTGGCGACCCTCCGCCTCCCCCGCCAGGCCACGGGCCGGCGCCTCTGCATCGCGGACTTCTTCCATCCGGCCGCCAGCGGCCGCTTCGATGTCCTGCCCGTGCAGCTGGTCACCCTGGGCCAGGGGGCCGCGGACCTCGCCCGGCGCCTGTACGCGGAGGACAAGTACCAGGATTACTTCCTCTTCCATGGCCTGGCCACGGAACTCACCGAGGCCTTCGCCGAGGGCCTCCACGCCCGGATCCGCCGGGAGCTGGGGATCCACGGCCGGGACGCCGCCCAGCTCCGGCAGCTCTTCAGCCAGGGCTACCAGGGGAGCCGCTATTCCTTCGGCTACCCCGCCTGCCCCGACCTGGCGGGGAACGGGGAGCTCCTGGACCTGCTGGACGGCGGCGCCATCGGCGTCACCCTGACCGAGCAGTGCCAGATGGACCCCGAGTACGCCACCTCCGCCCTCGTCGCCTGGCACCCCCAGGCCCGGTACTTCGCGGTGTAG
- a CDS encoding 2Fe-2S iron-sulfur cluster-binding protein: MAETVTVRFLPEDLLAACPAGTPLQAVADAAGADITFGCRSGSCGTCRVRVVRGLEHCSPMGREERDFLRGLEAPEDQRLACQVRVLGDVEVEYLGACL; this comes from the coding sequence GTGGCTGAGACCGTGACCGTGCGCTTCCTTCCGGAGGACCTCCTGGCGGCCTGCCCCGCCGGAACGCCGCTCCAGGCCGTGGCCGACGCCGCCGGGGCCGACATCACCTTCGGCTGCCGGAGCGGCTCCTGCGGCACCTGCCGCGTGCGCGTGGTCCGGGGCCTGGAGCACTGCTCGCCCATGGGCCGGGAGGAGCGCGATTTCCTGCGCGGCCTCGAGGCGCCGGAGGACCAGCGCCTGGCCTGCCAGGTGCGCGTCCTCGGCGACGTCGAGGTCGAATACCTGGGAGCCTGCCTGTGA
- a CDS encoding bifunctional homocysteine S-methyltransferase/methylenetetrahydrofolate reductase: MNATFHDALRAGQCFLFDGSTPTVLYERGVYINRSFDEANLASPDLVEAIHGEFRAAGAQVLTTNTWAANRMKLQGYGLAERLKEINLAGARLARRALQAEGAGWVAGCIGPLGVRIEPWGPTSFEEARACFAEQALALMEGGVDLFVLESFADLNEIHQAILAIKETCGLPVVAQMTPNDEGQTLYGTEPEWYVAKLAEWGADLVGVNGGTGPAPLLDLLKRFRTATACPLILQPSAGLPRMVDGRYLYMASPEYLGEFARQAFQLGARAVGGCAGTTPAHTRAMQGALRQERAFVEGGVDRPLPEAGAASVPRAEASAFSRKLSDGGFVVSVELVPPRGVGVDKLVEKAAYCRDRGADTINVPDGPRAMARLSALATAVIIQERVGIEALMHFACRDRNLLGIQSDLLGAAALGVQNVLAITGDPPKLGPYPNATAVFDVDAIGLTNILRQLNSGLDLGGSRIGVPTRFSFGVGANPVAVDLERERARFRYKVEAGAEWAITQPVFDADALFRFLEFADPFGIPVIAGIWPLKSLRNAEFMANEVPGVTLPPALLKRMARWPSAEDQLKEGLDIALEIIARVRPAVRGLQLSAPLGQVELLDTLLDAGVGRG; this comes from the coding sequence ATGAACGCCACGTTCCACGATGCCCTCCGCGCCGGCCAGTGCTTCCTGTTCGATGGATCCACGCCGACGGTGCTCTATGAGCGGGGTGTGTACATCAACCGCTCCTTCGACGAGGCCAACCTGGCCTCCCCCGACCTGGTGGAGGCCATCCACGGGGAGTTCCGCGCGGCCGGCGCCCAGGTGCTGACCACCAACACCTGGGCGGCCAACCGCATGAAGCTCCAGGGCTACGGCCTGGCGGAGCGCCTCAAGGAGATCAACCTGGCCGGGGCCCGCCTCGCCCGGCGCGCCCTCCAGGCGGAGGGCGCCGGCTGGGTCGCGGGCTGCATCGGCCCCCTCGGGGTCCGCATCGAGCCCTGGGGCCCCACCAGCTTCGAGGAGGCGCGGGCCTGCTTCGCGGAGCAGGCCCTGGCCCTGATGGAGGGCGGGGTGGACCTCTTCGTGCTGGAGAGCTTCGCCGACCTCAACGAGATCCACCAGGCCATCCTCGCCATCAAGGAGACCTGCGGCCTCCCCGTGGTGGCCCAGATGACCCCCAACGACGAGGGCCAGACCCTCTACGGCACGGAACCCGAGTGGTACGTCGCCAAGCTCGCCGAGTGGGGGGCCGACCTCGTCGGGGTGAACGGGGGCACGGGCCCCGCGCCCCTGCTGGACCTGCTCAAGCGCTTCCGGACGGCCACCGCCTGCCCCCTCATCCTCCAGCCCAGCGCCGGGCTGCCCCGCATGGTGGACGGCCGCTACCTGTACATGGCCAGCCCCGAATACCTGGGTGAGTTCGCGCGCCAGGCCTTCCAGCTCGGGGCCCGGGCCGTCGGGGGCTGCGCGGGCACGACGCCGGCCCACACCCGCGCCATGCAGGGGGCCCTCCGCCAGGAGCGCGCCTTCGTGGAGGGGGGCGTCGACCGCCCCCTTCCGGAGGCGGGGGCCGCCTCGGTCCCCCGGGCCGAGGCCAGCGCCTTCAGCCGCAAGCTCTCCGACGGCGGCTTCGTCGTGTCGGTGGAGCTGGTGCCCCCCCGGGGCGTCGGCGTGGACAAGCTGGTGGAGAAGGCGGCCTACTGCCGGGACCGCGGGGCGGACACCATCAACGTGCCCGACGGCCCCCGGGCCATGGCGCGGCTTTCGGCCCTCGCCACCGCCGTGATCATCCAGGAGCGGGTCGGCATCGAGGCCCTGATGCACTTCGCCTGCCGCGACCGGAACCTGCTGGGCATCCAGAGCGACCTGCTGGGGGCCGCGGCCCTGGGCGTCCAGAACGTGCTGGCCATCACCGGGGATCCGCCCAAGCTGGGTCCCTACCCCAACGCCACCGCGGTCTTCGACGTGGACGCCATCGGCCTCACGAACATCCTCCGCCAGCTCAACTCCGGGCTGGACCTGGGCGGCAGCCGCATCGGGGTGCCCACCCGGTTCAGCTTCGGCGTGGGGGCCAACCCCGTCGCCGTGGACCTGGAGCGGGAGCGGGCGCGCTTCCGCTACAAGGTGGAGGCCGGCGCCGAATGGGCCATCACCCAGCCCGTCTTCGACGCCGACGCCCTCTTCCGCTTCCTGGAGTTCGCCGACCCCTTCGGCATTCCCGTCATCGCCGGGATCTGGCCCCTGAAGAGCCTGCGCAACGCCGAGTTCATGGCCAACGAGGTGCCCGGGGTCACCCTGCCCCCGGCCCTCCTGAAGCGCATGGCCCGGTGGCCCTCGGCCGAGGACCAGCTCAAGGAGGGCCTGGACATCGCCCTGGAGATCATCGCCAGGGTCCGCCCCGCGGTGCGGGGCCTCCAGCTCTCGGCGCCCCTGGGCCAGGTGGAGCTCCTGGACACCCTCCTCGACGCGGGGGTGGGCCGTGGCTGA
- a CDS encoding SDR family NAD(P)-dependent oxidoreductase, translated as MTQPMQNQRILLTGGSRGIGAATVRRLSDLGARVAFTYRIRTDAAEALTAHLAAEGREVLAIQADQRSREDAAAAVAQVEEAWGGLDAFVGNAGVWLPTPVDLQDEGNLLAILETNVTGLFRWNAEVVPALRRQGRGAIVLVASTAGQRGEAGYGGYAASKGAVISLTKSLAAELGPLGIRVNCVAPGWVDTDMSAGTLRSPRRGQVEAAFPLGRIPTAEDIAGPIAFLLGDAAAAVHGEILNVNGGTVLCG; from the coding sequence ATGACCCAGCCCATGCAGAACCAACGCATCCTCCTCACCGGCGGCAGCCGGGGCATCGGGGCCGCCACCGTGCGCCGCCTCTCCGACCTCGGCGCGCGGGTGGCCTTCACCTACCGCATCCGCACGGACGCGGCCGAGGCCCTCACCGCCCATCTCGCCGCCGAGGGGCGGGAGGTCCTGGCCATCCAGGCGGATCAGCGCTCCCGGGAGGACGCGGCGGCCGCGGTGGCCCAGGTGGAGGAGGCCTGGGGCGGCCTCGACGCCTTCGTGGGGAACGCCGGGGTCTGGCTGCCCACGCCCGTGGACCTCCAGGACGAGGGCAACCTCCTGGCCATCCTGGAGACCAACGTCACGGGGCTCTTCCGCTGGAACGCCGAGGTGGTCCCGGCCCTGCGGCGCCAGGGCCGCGGGGCGATCGTCCTCGTGGCCAGCACCGCCGGCCAGCGGGGGGAGGCCGGCTACGGCGGCTACGCCGCCAGCAAGGGGGCCGTCATCTCCCTCACCAAGAGCCTCGCCGCCGAACTCGGCCCCCTGGGCATCCGCGTCAACTGCGTGGCCCCGGGCTGGGTGGACACGGACATGTCCGCGGGCACCCTGCGCTCCCCCCGGCGCGGGCAGGTGGAGGCCGCCTTCCCCCTGGGGCGGATCCCCACCGCCGAGGACATCGCCGGCCCCATCGCCTTCCTCCTGGGCGACGCGGCGGCGGCCGTCCACGGTGAAATCCTCAACGTGAACGGCGGCACGGTCCTCTGCGGCTGA
- a CDS encoding aspartate kinase has translation MKVLKFGGTSVGSREAQLLAARIIARELPAGGLVVVSALSGTTDLILKAMAASARGDLAGSTRCREALEARHWEAARALDLEAEVRSAWAPLFQSLSNLLQGMGLLWEASPRSRDTALAVGETLSARLMAALLVREGLPAAFRDVREVLRTDGRHGRARPDLEAIREAAAPWRAALGPGALWVTQGFLGQGPDGATTTLGRGGSDTSATLLGEALGAAEVQIWTDVDGVLSADPSLVPGARPIPVMSLPEAAALSAFGAKVLHADALAPVRRAGFRLVVANTHRPSAGRTEIRLDSPPRRPGEITSVAYKEGVSCLRVPPTADAEQLFQASTRLLEAGASLYGLLATPDGGLLVARAETAEAEAVLTDLAASGLDVSRGWAVVALVGEGLRAAQGRALSLLGPLVEEPVAAILAGDTGVSLAFLVPDPRLAGLIPRLHATCIETPLGV, from the coding sequence GTGAAGGTGCTCAAGTTCGGCGGCACCAGCGTCGGGTCCCGCGAGGCCCAGCTCCTCGCGGCCCGCATCATCGCCCGGGAACTCCCCGCCGGGGGCCTGGTGGTCGTTTCGGCCCTTTCGGGGACCACGGACCTCATCCTCAAGGCCATGGCCGCTTCGGCCCGCGGGGACCTCGCCGGGTCCACCCGGTGCCGGGAGGCCCTGGAGGCCCGCCACTGGGAGGCGGCCCGGGCCCTGGACCTGGAGGCCGAGGTGCGGTCCGCCTGGGCCCCCCTCTTTCAGTCCCTGTCCAACCTTCTGCAGGGCATGGGCCTCCTGTGGGAGGCCTCCCCCCGCAGCCGGGACACGGCCCTGGCCGTGGGGGAGACCCTGTCCGCCCGCCTCATGGCGGCCCTCCTGGTGCGGGAGGGGCTTCCGGCCGCCTTCCGGGATGTGCGGGAGGTGCTGAGGACGGACGGCCGGCATGGCCGGGCCCGGCCGGACCTGGAGGCCATCCGGGAGGCCGCCGCCCCCTGGCGCGCCGCCCTCGGACCCGGGGCCCTCTGGGTGACCCAGGGGTTCCTGGGCCAGGGGCCCGACGGGGCGACCACCACCCTGGGCCGGGGCGGCTCGGACACCAGCGCCACCCTCCTGGGGGAGGCCCTGGGCGCCGCGGAGGTGCAGATCTGGACCGACGTGGACGGGGTGCTCAGCGCCGATCCCAGCCTGGTGCCCGGCGCCCGGCCCATTCCCGTCATGAGCCTGCCGGAGGCGGCGGCCCTCTCGGCCTTCGGGGCCAAGGTGCTGCACGCCGACGCCCTGGCGCCGGTTCGTCGGGCGGGCTTCCGGCTGGTGGTGGCCAACACCCACCGGCCATCAGCCGGTCGGACGGAGATCCGCCTCGATTCCCCGCCCCGCCGGCCCGGGGAGATCACGTCCGTGGCGTACAAGGAGGGGGTGAGTTGCCTCCGGGTCCCCCCGACCGCCGATGCGGAGCAGCTGTTCCAGGCCTCCACCCGCCTGCTGGAAGCCGGCGCCTCCCTCTACGGTCTGCTGGCCACCCCGGACGGGGGTCTCCTGGTCGCCCGGGCGGAGACCGCGGAGGCCGAGGCGGTGCTCACGGACCTGGCCGCCTCCGGCCTGGACGTGAGTCGGGGCTGGGCCGTCGTGGCCCTGGTGGGCGAGGGGCTCCGCGCCGCCCAGGGCCGGGCCCTCAGCCTCCTGGGCCCCCTTGTGGAGGAACCGGTTGCCGCCATCCTTGCGGGGGACACGGGGGTCTCCCTGGCCTTCCTCGTGCCGGACCCCAGGCTGGCCGGCCTGATTCCCCGCCTCCACGCCACCTGCATCGAAACGCCCCTTGGAGTCTGA
- a CDS encoding alpha/beta fold hydrolase, with the protein MSRIFQAAEDRRTAYRVHGAGPRRVLLLHALTGGPDAADAPGVKGWWAPIFQAGAPLGPARATVWTPNLAGSCYGTSVPRPAAGYDTRFQAEVLAEWLRAEDLRFDVVLGASLGGMVALELALAEPDRFGAVAVVGCGARADAWLWGTTEIQRAILASPSLGDGEAISLARRAAMLTFRSPAGLAVRFDAAQPLRDWLAYHGQALAARFTRQAYLNLLEAMDAHDLGRGRGGVREALGRLRAPLHVLGLRPDHLISSSCLDELITSARDAGQLGHVAWVDSPHGHDAFLIEWDPVVAWLLEVLS; encoded by the coding sequence GTGAGCCGGATCTTCCAGGCGGCCGAAGATCGCCGCACCGCCTACCGGGTCCACGGGGCCGGTCCCCGCCGGGTCCTCCTCCTCCATGCCCTGACCGGAGGCCCGGACGCGGCCGACGCGCCGGGCGTCAAGGGCTGGTGGGCCCCCATCTTCCAGGCGGGGGCCCCCCTGGGGCCCGCGCGCGCCACGGTGTGGACGCCAAACCTGGCGGGCAGCTGCTACGGCACCTCCGTGCCGCGCCCCGCGGCCGGCTACGACACCCGGTTCCAGGCGGAGGTCCTGGCCGAGTGGCTGCGGGCGGAGGACCTGCGCTTCGACGTCGTCCTCGGGGCCTCCCTGGGCGGCATGGTGGCCCTGGAACTGGCCCTGGCGGAACCGGACCGGTTCGGGGCCGTGGCCGTGGTGGGCTGCGGCGCCCGGGCCGACGCCTGGCTGTGGGGCACCACGGAGATCCAGCGGGCCATCCTGGCCAGCCCCTCCCTGGGGGACGGGGAGGCCATCTCCCTCGCCCGCCGGGCGGCCATGCTCACCTTCCGCAGCCCCGCGGGGCTCGCGGTCCGGTTCGACGCGGCCCAGCCCCTGCGGGACTGGCTGGCCTACCACGGGCAGGCCCTGGCGGCCCGCTTCACCCGCCAGGCCTACCTGAACCTGCTGGAGGCCATGGACGCCCACGACCTGGGCCGGGGCCGCGGCGGGGTGCGGGAGGCGCTCGGGCGCCTGCGCGCGCCCCTCCACGTGCTCGGCCTGCGCCCCGATCACCTGATCTCCTCGTCCTGCCTGGACGAGCTCATCACATCCGCCCGCGATGCCGGCCAGCTCGGCCACGTGGCCTGGGTGGACAGTCCCCACGGCCACGACGCCTTCCTCATCGAATGGGACCCCGTCGTCGCCTGGCTCCTGGAGGTGCTGTCGTGA
- a CDS encoding O-acetylhomoserine aminocarboxypropyltransferase/cysteine synthase family protein — protein sequence MTGPQRQFETIALHGGHTPDGDTRSRAVPIYQTTSYVFDSTDHGARLFALEEAGNIYTRIGNPTVDVLEKRVAELEGGVAAVATASGQAAITLAVLTLAGAGGHIVAGTNLYGGTHTLFSQSLRRLGIEASFVDSGDAGAFRAAIRPETRALYVEALGNPKLDVPHFEALASIAKEAGIPLIVDNTLASPWVCQPLKHGADLVVHSATKYLGGHGTSLGGIVVDGGTFDWTSGKFPEFTTPHPAYHGAVLVDVAGPAAFAAKARLEGLRDFGPALSPFNAFLLLLGIETLPLRMDRHGANALALAHWLEAHPRVAWVNYPGLPSHPSHTLARRYFREGAGFGGILTFGVKGGLAAGRQVIDAVTLFSRLANVGDAKSLIIHPATTTHQQLSPEARAANGVTDDLIRLSVGLESLEDLQADLDQALAGVRG from the coding sequence ATGACCGGGCCCCAGCGCCAGTTCGAGACCATCGCCCTCCACGGCGGCCACACCCCCGACGGGGACACCCGGAGCCGGGCGGTCCCCATCTACCAGACGACGAGCTACGTCTTCGACTCCACGGACCACGGGGCCCGGCTCTTCGCCCTGGAGGAGGCCGGCAACATCTACACCCGCATCGGCAACCCGACCGTCGACGTCCTCGAGAAGCGGGTCGCCGAACTGGAGGGGGGCGTGGCCGCCGTGGCCACCGCCTCGGGCCAGGCCGCCATCACCCTGGCCGTGCTGACCCTGGCGGGGGCCGGGGGGCACATCGTCGCGGGCACCAACCTCTACGGCGGCACCCACACCCTCTTCAGCCAGAGCCTCCGCCGCCTGGGCATCGAGGCCTCCTTCGTGGACAGCGGGGACGCCGGGGCCTTCCGCGCCGCCATCCGTCCGGAGACGCGCGCCCTCTACGTGGAGGCCCTCGGCAACCCCAAGCTCGACGTGCCCCACTTCGAGGCCCTCGCCAGCATCGCGAAGGAGGCGGGGATCCCCCTGATCGTGGACAACACGCTGGCCTCCCCCTGGGTCTGCCAGCCCCTGAAGCACGGGGCCGACCTGGTCGTCCACAGCGCGACCAAGTACCTGGGCGGCCACGGCACGAGCCTCGGCGGCATCGTGGTGGACGGCGGAACCTTCGACTGGACCTCGGGCAAGTTCCCCGAATTCACGACCCCCCACCCCGCCTACCACGGGGCGGTCCTCGTGGACGTCGCCGGCCCCGCGGCCTTCGCGGCCAAGGCCCGCCTGGAGGGGCTCCGGGACTTCGGCCCCGCCCTCTCGCCCTTCAACGCCTTCCTGCTCCTGCTGGGCATCGAGACCCTCCCCCTGCGCATGGACCGCCACGGCGCCAACGCCCTGGCCCTGGCCCACTGGCTGGAGGCCCACCCCCGGGTGGCCTGGGTCAACTACCCCGGCCTGCCCAGCCACCCGAGCCACACCCTGGCCCGGCGCTATTTCCGGGAGGGGGCGGGCTTCGGCGGCATCCTGACCTTCGGCGTGAAGGGGGGGCTCGCGGCGGGGCGGCAGGTCATCGACGCGGTGACGCTCTTCAGCCGGCTGGCCAATGTGGGCGACGCCAAGAGCCTCATCATCCACCCGGCCACCACCACGCACCAGCAGCTCAGCCCCGAGGCCCGCGCCGCCAACGGCGTCACCGACGACCTCATCCGCCTCTCGGTGGGGCTGGAAAGCCTGGAGGACCTCCAGGCCGACCTGGACCAGGCGCTGGCGGGGGTGCGGGGGTGA